TAGTCCCCTTCATCCAGGTATTCATCAATATTCCTTCGATCTTTTTTCGTAGGCCTTCCGGTCCCTTTTTTTCGATAGTATTCCTGAGCCAGACGTTGCGCCTCCTGATGCTCAAAAGCCTCTGCGGGTGTAGTATCAGTTCTATAAAGCCCTACGATCTTAGCACCTACCCGGCTGTCAGGAATTTCCAGAACAGTAAGCTGGAAATCGATCTGATTCTTGCGTAAAGTGATTTTATCTGTGGGAAACACCTCCCTTGAAGGTTTGGTAACCTGCTCATTGATTTTTACATGTCCCTTTTTACACGCCTCTGTTGCCTGGTTACGGGTCTTGTAATAGCGGGTGCACCAAAGGTATTTGTCTATGCGCATAAAGGAATTAAAATCTTTGTTAAGGTCTTCCACAAAAATAGGGGAAAATTGTATCTTGCGCCCGATAAAAAGAATGCTATGCCTTTTAGAAAGGTCGTTTTAAGAATGACCGCCTTTATTTTAATCCTTTCATGTGGAAATGACGATGGGGTCGACTTTGAAGTGATTCCGCCAAGACTTTTAAGCGAAGTGGTCATAGAAGATAATGCCGCTTTACAAGAGTACTTGCAGACCCATTTCTACAATTATGAAGAGTTTCAAAATCCTCCTGCAGATTTTGACTATCAGGTACAATTGGATACCATTGCCGGTGCCAATAGTGATAAGCGCCCTTTAATCGATGATGTTCAAACGATTACCATTGAGGTTGAATCTGAAGATTTTGATTTGGAGGACAACGAAACTGTACAGCATACCCTTTACTATTTAGTCGCTCGGGAAGGAGCGGGTGCTTCACCGACAGCAGCCGATTCTACATTTGTCAAATACGAAGGCTCCTTGCTCAATGGGGAATTATTTGACGCAACAGCAGGATACACCTGGCAGTATTTGCCTTTTTTCTTAAGAGGTTACGGGCAAGCC
This DNA window, taken from Muriicola soli, encodes the following:
- a CDS encoding RNA-binding S4 domain-containing protein, translated to MRIDKYLWCTRYYKTRNQATEACKKGHVKINEQVTKPSREVFPTDKITLRKNQIDFQLTVLEIPDSRVGAKIVGLYRTDTTPAEAFEHQEAQRLAQEYYRKKGTGRPTKKDRRNIDEYLDEGD
- a CDS encoding FKBP-type peptidyl-prolyl cis-trans isomerase — translated: MPFRKVVLRMTAFILILSCGNDDGVDFEVIPPRLLSEVVIEDNAALQEYLQTHFYNYEEFQNPPADFDYQVQLDTIAGANSDKRPLIDDVQTITIEVESEDFDLEDNETVQHTLYYLVAREGAGASPTAADSTFVKYEGSLLNGELFDATAGYTWQYLPFFLRGYGQAMTKFKVGDAIVENPDGTTEITNSGVGVMFLPSGLAYFNGTTGGIPAYSPLIFKVSTGLYIPETDYDSDGIPSFMEDLNGDGDVTDDNTDEDREVALRSPAFPNHIDPDDDEDGILTRDEIIIDDQGNISFPDDDNDGIPNYLDRDS